A region of the Bacteroidota bacterium genome:
GCTGGCACTCATATTTTTTGGCCAGACAGGGCATGATGGATACCACCACCATATTGTCGCGTTTTACTCCGATTTTATCTGCAAAATAATTCTTTGCTATAGGGCCGAACATTTGCTGGGGCGAACGGGCTGTGGAAGGAATATCGCGAAGTTCAGGGAACTGATGTTCAAAGAAATTTACCCATCCCGGACAGCAGGAAGTAAGAATGGGCAAATTCACATCTTTATCCCCTTGCAGAAATTGATTCAGCCTTCCCAGTAATTCTGTCCCTTCTTCCATGATGGTGAGGTCGGCGGCGAAATCGGTATCGAAGACATAATCAAATCCCAGGCGGCGCAATGCGGCTACAAGTTTGCCCGTAACCAGGGTGCCGGGCTTCAATCCAAATTCTTCACCCAATGCCGCCCTTACGGCAGGTGCTGTTTGAACCACCACCGTTTTAGCCGGATCGGCCAGTGCACGAATGACATGATTCGTGTTGTCTACTTCAGTAAGTGCACCGGTAGGGCATACAGCTACACACTGGCCGCAGTAAGTACAGACTGAATGATCGAGGTTCATCTCGAATGCGGGGGCCACAACTGCCATAAACCCACGGTTAACTGCCGAAAGAACGCCCACTGTCTGCACCTCGTTACACATCATCTCGCAACGGCGGCACATGATGCATTTATTCATATCGCGAATAATGGCAGGAGAGGTATCTTCGCGATACATAGACTGTTCGCCGGTATAGTGCAACTGACGAATCCCCATTTCCTGTGCAAGGCTCTGCAAATCACAGTTTCCTGATTTTGCACAGACCAGGCAGTCGGCAGGGTGGTCTGATAAAATCAGTTCCAGCACCGTTTTACGGGCATTCAATACACGGATGTTATGAGTATTTACCACCATCCCTTCCATGCATTCGGTAACGCAGGCAGGTGCAAGGTTTCTCCTTTTTTCAACTTCCACAACACAAATCCGGCATCCTCCCGGACGATTCTGTATATTCATGTCGTGGAGATCAAGGTAACACAGGGTTGGAATATGAATACCGACCTCTTTGGCCGCTTGAAGAATGGTAGTCCCCTGCTCAACTTCAATCGTTTTATTATCGATGGTTAATTTAATAAGTCCCATATATTATCCTCATTATTTTATAATTATAGCATCAAATTTACATCTTTCGATACAGGCCCCGCATTTTATACATTTTGCCTGATCAATAAAGTGAGGCTGTTTCCGTTCACCGGTTATGGCATTGGCCGGGCAGCTTCTGGCACAGGCTGTGCAGCCCACACAGTTTTCCTGGATAATGAAGTACTCCATCAAGGCTTTACACTTGCCGGCAGGGCATTTATGATCCCTGA
Encoded here:
- a CDS encoding NADH-dependent [FeFe] hydrogenase, group A6, producing MGLIKLTIDNKTIEVEQGTTILQAAKEVGIHIPTLCYLDLHDMNIQNRPGGCRICVVEVEKRRNLAPACVTECMEGMVVNTHNIRVLNARKTVLELILSDHPADCLVCAKSGNCDLQSLAQEMGIRQLHYTGEQSMYREDTSPAIIRDMNKCIMCRRCEMMCNEVQTVGVLSAVNRGFMAVVAPAFEMNLDHSVCTYCGQCVAVCPTGALTEVDNTNHVIRALADPAKTVVVQTAPAVRAALGEEFGLKPGTLVTGKLVAALRRLGFDYVFDTDFAADLTIMEEGTELLGRLNQFLQGDKDVNLPILTSCCPGWVNFFEHQFPELRDIPSTARSPQQMFGPIAKNYFADKIGVKRDNMVVVSIMPCLAKKYECQRNEFKVNGNPDVDYSISTRELAHLIKQSNIDFNALPDEDFDRPLGESTGAAVIFGTTGGVIEAAVRTAYEIQTGKKLEKVDFKELRGWEGIRHATIDFDGLPINIGIAHGLGNARKLLEDIKSGKSKFHAIEIMACPGGCIGGGGQPLHHGNSEILKARQEALYREDINKPLRKSHENPYIIQLYEEFLGKPLSEKAHQLLHTEYFDKSKKDVLL
- a CDS encoding NADH-ubiquinone oxidoreductase-F iron-sulfur binding region domain-containing protein, which encodes ESCGKCSPCRIGNKRLYEILDKITQGQGTMADLDRLRNLSNVIKDTALCGLGQTSPNPVLSTLDNFWDEYVAHIRDHKCPAGKCKALMEYFIIQENCVGCTACARSCPANAITGERKQPHFIDQAKCIKCGACIERCKFDAIIIK